The proteins below are encoded in one region of Paraflavitalea devenefica:
- a CDS encoding serine hydrolase domain-containing protein — protein sequence MPLKIAFTSLFILWATVSYSQLNQTAGRKVATDNPLKSKLDSLVDKSVRTYFSNTSGVGLSIGMVKNGKTYFYNYGETANGNGVLPTNKTIYEIGSLTKTFTGILLAQAVLDKKIKLDDDIRKYLKEPYPNLEYNGTPIRVVDLSNHTARVTRIFLNFFMQAGYDSTNPYLHYSKEMLYQGFHAMKMDTLPGKKHSYSNMGVGLLGYILEDVYTQDYFTLISTFILRPIKMNDTKIDISHVRDLAKAHNAQKEVVPFWDMPSMPACGALRSNTADMIKYIYANNEDATKGIALSHKLTFGTDKDGLGLNWFILTTPEGYRVLNHRGSTGGSRSSFQCFPDQQAGFVLLTNSIANQYQLEKELASITTR from the coding sequence ATGCCCCTTAAAATTGCCTTTACCAGCCTCTTTATTTTATGGGCAACCGTTAGTTACTCCCAGCTAAACCAAACCGCTGGGCGGAAGGTTGCTACTGACAACCCTTTAAAAAGTAAACTGGACTCATTGGTCGATAAAAGTGTCAGGACCTATTTTAGCAATACCAGTGGAGTTGGACTTTCCATCGGAATGGTGAAAAATGGTAAAACCTACTTCTATAACTATGGCGAAACTGCGAATGGAAACGGAGTGCTGCCTACCAATAAAACCATCTATGAAATAGGCTCCCTCACCAAAACCTTTACCGGTATCCTGCTGGCACAGGCTGTGTTGGATAAGAAAATAAAGCTGGACGATGACATCCGTAAGTACCTCAAAGAACCCTATCCCAACCTGGAGTACAATGGTACGCCCATAAGGGTGGTGGACCTGTCAAATCATACGGCAAGGGTCACCAGGATCTTTCTCAACTTCTTTATGCAGGCGGGGTATGATTCAACCAATCCCTACTTGCACTATTCAAAGGAAATGCTTTACCAGGGATTTCATGCTATGAAAATGGATACGCTGCCCGGTAAGAAACATAGCTATTCAAATATGGGAGTCGGACTGCTCGGATATATCCTGGAAGATGTTTATACGCAAGATTATTTTACCCTCATCTCTACATTTATATTACGACCCATAAAGATGAACGATACGAAAATTGATATTTCTCATGTACGGGATCTTGCAAAAGCACACAATGCACAGAAAGAAGTTGTGCCCTTTTGGGATATGCCAAGCATGCCTGCCTGTGGTGCGCTCCGTTCCAATACGGCTGATATGATAAAATACATCTATGCGAACAATGAAGATGCCACTAAAGGCATAGCGTTATCCCATAAGCTCACATTCGGTACTGACAAAGATGGACTGGGCTTAAACTGGTTTATTCTTACTACCCCGGAAGGATATAGAGTACTGAATCATAGAGGCAGTACCGGCGGTAGCAGAAGTTCCTTTCAGTGTTTTCCTGATCAACAGGCTGGCTTCGTTCTTTTAACCAATAGTATCGCTAATCAGTATCAATTGGAAAAGGAGTTGGCGTCCATTACCACCAGGTAG
- a CDS encoding helix-turn-helix domain-containing protein — protein MRTISPKLAEKVAEYVQRILVIENVAVTEPFVLPLYANGTPTLLFQTAAGTVRGNANHLTLFGQTVLPDTLTLTENFTLIAYFFHPFALHTLFGVSPTDLTDNPINLNLLSSKKAGELQEQLLNAGTVEKMIGLINEYIYSLSVRNKTDAALIRFATRVISGNPTRRVEEMVEKELHLTKRTFLRLFERQVGILPNQYRRIVQFNAAFQQMQNRQFSKLSDIAFEQGFSDQSHFIRAFKEFTGITPKDYEKLLGRSEA, from the coding sequence ATGAGAACCATAAGTCCGAAGCTGGCGGAGAAAGTCGCCGAATATGTTCAACGGATACTCGTTATTGAAAACGTTGCAGTAACAGAACCTTTTGTGTTGCCTTTATATGCCAATGGCACGCCCACGCTGCTGTTCCAAACTGCCGCAGGCACCGTGAGAGGGAACGCCAACCACCTCACCCTTTTTGGCCAGACAGTACTGCCCGACACCCTCACGCTTACAGAAAATTTTACACTGATCGCCTATTTCTTCCATCCTTTTGCCCTGCATACCCTCTTTGGCGTATCACCTACCGACCTTACGGACAATCCTATTAACCTTAACCTGCTGTCGTCCAAAAAAGCCGGTGAGCTGCAGGAACAACTGTTGAATGCCGGCACAGTGGAGAAAATGATCGGCCTGATCAACGAATATATCTATAGCCTTTCGGTAAGGAACAAAACCGATGCAGCACTCATCAGGTTCGCGACCAGGGTCATCTCCGGCAATCCAACCCGCCGGGTGGAGGAAATGGTGGAAAAAGAACTGCACCTCACCAAACGCACCTTCCTGCGATTATTTGAAAGGCAGGTAGGCATTCTGCCCAATCAATACAGGCGCATTGTACAGTTTAACGCCGCCTTCCAGCAAATGCAAAACAGGCAGTTCAGCAAGTTATCGGATATTGCTTTTGAGCAAGGTTTTTCAGACCAAAGCCACTTTATCCGCGCATTCAAAGAGTTTACCGGCATCACACCCAAGGATTACGAAAAACTGCTCGGCCGCTCTGAAGCCTGA
- a CDS encoding B12-binding domain-containing radical SAM protein: MQRLRICLIDLVCKGPSNTLWAKIMHANLASIMPQVVATWCEQEGHEVTMICFTGREDLRKEIPEKIDLVFISSFTQAALLAYSVSNYLRQRGTVTVLGGPHARCYPDDAIQYFDYVLGFTNRSTIMEVLNNCTPQRPLGTFLSAGKQPADLCGVRERWKFIEPTLKKAPVLQIVPMLGSVGCPYTCPFCIDSTVPYQPLNFQTIREDLQFLLTRFKKPWVAWHDPNFGIRFEENMDAIASAAPLKSFRFIAESSLSVITEKRLKVLAENGFTALLPGIESWYDLGNKSRTAHITGEEKVSQVSAHVNNIIHYIPYIQTNFVLGLDSDAGAEPFELTKRFIDRTPGAFPGYSLLTAFGEAAPLNLEYQREGRVLPFPFHFLNNHLAMNIKPKNYDWVEFYDRVIDLTAYSFSLKALYRRFKGATDLTSRWMNLMRAVSSEGYGRLRFYRKVRQNLVQDHAFRQYFEGESAQLPLFYKDIIERDLGVWWSWLPQGALSHDAYAYLQKETRQ, encoded by the coding sequence ATGCAAAGGCTCAGGATCTGCTTAATTGACCTGGTGTGTAAAGGCCCTTCCAATACTTTATGGGCCAAAATAATGCATGCCAACCTGGCCAGTATTATGCCACAGGTAGTGGCTACCTGGTGCGAACAGGAAGGTCATGAAGTAACCATGATCTGTTTTACAGGCAGGGAAGACCTGCGTAAGGAAATCCCGGAAAAAATTGATCTTGTATTTATTAGCTCCTTTACACAAGCCGCCCTGCTTGCCTATTCGGTAAGTAATTACCTCCGGCAGAGAGGGACAGTAACAGTGCTGGGCGGGCCGCATGCCCGGTGTTATCCGGATGATGCTATTCAATACTTTGACTATGTACTGGGATTTACCAACCGGTCGACCATTATGGAAGTATTGAATAATTGCACCCCGCAGCGCCCCCTGGGCACCTTTTTATCGGCCGGCAAGCAGCCGGCTGACTTGTGCGGTGTCCGGGAACGCTGGAAATTCATAGAGCCTACCCTGAAGAAAGCGCCGGTCCTGCAGATAGTACCGATGCTGGGAAGTGTGGGCTGCCCGTATACCTGTCCTTTTTGCATTGATTCAACGGTGCCCTACCAGCCATTGAATTTTCAAACCATCCGGGAAGACCTGCAGTTTCTGCTCACCAGGTTTAAAAAACCCTGGGTAGCCTGGCACGATCCCAATTTTGGGATACGCTTTGAAGAAAATATGGATGCCATAGCTTCAGCAGCCCCCCTTAAAAGCTTTCGCTTTATTGCAGAAAGCAGTTTGTCTGTTATTACGGAGAAGCGCCTGAAAGTATTAGCAGAGAACGGTTTTACTGCCCTGCTGCCTGGTATAGAATCATGGTACGACCTGGGCAATAAGTCGCGAACAGCGCATATTACCGGCGAAGAAAAGGTAAGCCAGGTATCTGCGCATGTTAATAATATCATTCACTATATCCCCTACATTCAAACGAATTTTGTGCTTGGGCTGGACAGCGATGCGGGAGCAGAACCTTTTGAACTTACCAAGCGTTTCATTGACCGTACGCCGGGCGCTTTTCCGGGTTATTCACTGTTAACCGCCTTTGGTGAAGCTGCCCCGCTTAACCTGGAATACCAACGGGAAGGCCGTGTGCTCCCTTTTCCCTTCCACTTTCTGAATAATCACCTGGCCATGAATATTAAACCCAAAAATTATGATTGGGTTGAATTTTATGACAGGGTGATTGACCTTACCGCTTATTCTTTTTCTTTAAAGGCGCTTTACCGCCGTTTTAAAGGCGCCACTGATCTTACTTCCCGGTGGATGAACCTTATGCGGGCTGTTTCTTCAGAAGGATATGGCCGTTTGCGATTTTATCGCAAGGTGCGGCAAAACCTTGTACAAGACCACGCCTTTCGTCAGTATTTTGAAGGCGAATCAGCTCAGTTGCCTTTATTCTACAAGGATATCATCGAAAGAGATCTTGGGGTCTGGTGGAGCTGGCTTCCCCAGGGCGCTTTATCGCATGACGCGTATGCGTATCTGCAAAAGGAGACCCGGCAATAA
- a CDS encoding VOC family protein, whose product MKKPIYPCLWFDGQAQEAAKFYCSIFKNGHITADNNMVVTFELNGTKFMGLNAGPQFKFNEAVSFVIDCDTQEEIDHYWNRLTADGGEEGKCGWLKDKFGISWQVVPAILPELLSNPAKAQNVMKAYMKMNKFDIDALVNA is encoded by the coding sequence ATGAAAAAACCGATCTATCCCTGCCTGTGGTTTGATGGACAGGCCCAGGAAGCAGCAAAATTCTATTGCTCGATCTTTAAGAACGGCCATATCACTGCCGATAATAATATGGTAGTGACTTTTGAGCTGAACGGTACAAAGTTCATGGGATTGAATGCCGGTCCCCAATTCAAATTCAACGAGGCCGTATCCTTTGTGATCGACTGCGATACGCAGGAGGAGATCGATCATTATTGGAACAGGTTGACGGCAGATGGCGGCGAGGAAGGAAAATGTGGATGGCTGAAGGACAAGTTTGGGATTTCCTGGCAGGTAGTGCCTGCTATATTGCCGGAATTGCTGAGCAATCCCGCCAAAGCCCAGAACGTGATGAAAGCGTATATGAAAATGAACAAATTTGACATTGACGCCCTGGTAAATGCCTGA
- a CDS encoding TraB/GumN family protein: MKYLLRIQVWVGLLLQALVLMSSGFAQTLPVKIATLRADDYSMPQLRLKQKVGADSFEVSEAYGPFVVRWAFADTNRFYEILHNNGFKKITYHSDSVSWIEFSRGKEIAYQRGGIRFDEYFFENAVIKKNKIRPTTKQLLLFVEDPHNFSGEIPYLRNAITSVVLKNPSIAFYFLNEGFYGNNSVEVSLDSLYSVLSATVPAAYQVSQLTKNFIIDLAMECQVVLREKDIKQYAIDDSATIQRTLRYERTASNLTYNQKERIYSLQEEYENSPLYTYPGDDIGSEWLSEVQYWEGFRNWLVRKRERTLAQFAANEIRIIRSYLKRDTMMAEKISNYLSRFQNQIPFVFIGAAHLEGIVRLLPDSVGYLLISSKHSGLENPDFAFDSLRFINSREAALRKFASDTLLRMKLPVSPFAHEWKWIRKGLATINRSFNRIVDKFRQYLGESVATELISSVKHNPSFNQYKPDFDPNGFNALQEKHPGAFAKTEGDRIIFYHDHNYSGNTARMNFLKEIQLAEHPYTENVVKYIDPESGHSFLASFDVLGECWYLYDLGEMPVRLKLFRSSPNSEPRSQNTIRSLINTYCKN, from the coding sequence ATGAAATATTTATTACGTATTCAGGTATGGGTGGGCCTGTTATTGCAGGCCCTTGTCCTAATGAGCAGTGGTTTTGCGCAAACCTTGCCAGTGAAAATTGCCACACTCAGGGCAGACGATTACAGCATGCCCCAATTAAGGTTAAAACAAAAGGTTGGCGCTGATTCCTTTGAAGTCAGTGAAGCTTATGGTCCATTTGTTGTCCGTTGGGCTTTTGCAGATACTAACCGGTTTTACGAGATCCTCCATAACAACGGGTTTAAAAAGATTACTTATCACAGCGATAGTGTTTCCTGGATCGAATTTTCACGCGGGAAAGAAATAGCGTATCAAAGGGGGGGCATTAGGTTTGATGAGTATTTTTTTGAAAATGCTGTAATTAAGAAGAATAAAATTAGGCCCACTACCAAACAACTACTTCTTTTTGTAGAAGATCCCCATAACTTTTCAGGAGAGATCCCTTATCTCAGAAATGCCATCACCAGTGTTGTATTAAAAAATCCTTCCATTGCTTTTTACTTCCTTAACGAAGGATTCTATGGCAATAATTCAGTGGAGGTTTCTTTGGATAGTCTGTATAGCGTGCTGTCTGCCACAGTTCCGGCAGCATATCAGGTGAGCCAATTGACCAAAAATTTTATAATAGACCTGGCTATGGAGTGCCAGGTTGTGCTTAGGGAAAAAGACATAAAGCAGTATGCAATAGATGATAGTGCAACCATTCAGAGAACCCTCCGGTACGAAAGAACGGCGAGCAACCTTACTTATAATCAGAAAGAGAGGATATACTCCCTGCAAGAAGAATACGAGAACTCACCCTTGTATACCTATCCGGGGGATGATATTGGCTCTGAATGGCTTTCTGAAGTGCAATACTGGGAAGGGTTCAGAAACTGGCTTGTTCGAAAGCGTGAAAGGACGTTGGCTCAATTTGCTGCTAATGAAATAAGAATTATAAGGAGTTATTTGAAGAGGGATACAATGATGGCTGAAAAGATCAGTAATTATCTGTCCCGGTTTCAAAACCAGATACCCTTTGTATTTATTGGTGCTGCTCACCTGGAAGGCATTGTACGCTTGCTGCCGGATAGCGTAGGTTACTTACTTATTTCATCGAAGCATTCTGGGCTTGAGAATCCGGATTTCGCTTTTGATAGTTTACGTTTTATCAATAGCAGGGAGGCGGCATTGCGAAAATTTGCGTCGGATACGCTGCTGAGAATGAAGCTTCCCGTAAGCCCGTTTGCCCATGAGTGGAAATGGATTAGAAAAGGGTTAGCAACAATTAACCGGTCTTTTAACAGAATAGTCGACAAATTCAGGCAGTATTTAGGCGAATCTGTTGCCACTGAATTGATTTCATCAGTAAAACATAATCCTTCCTTTAATCAATACAAGCCCGATTTTGATCCGAACGGGTTCAATGCATTGCAGGAAAAGCATCCGGGCGCATTTGCCAAAACAGAAGGAGACCGAATAATTTTCTATCATGATCATAATTATTCAGGTAATACGGCAAGGATGAATTTTTTAAAGGAAATCCAACTTGCGGAACATCCATATACAGAAAATGTGGTCAAATACATTGATCCGGAAAGTGGCCATTCTTTCCTGGCCTCGTTTGATGTCCTGGGAGAATGTTGGTACCTGTACGATCTTGGAGAAATGCCCGTAAGATTGAAGTTATTCAGGTCCAGTCCCAATAGCGAACCACGATCCCAAAACACTATTCGCTCATTAATTAATACATACTGTAAAAACTAA
- a CDS encoding RteC domain-containing protein encodes MLSLQSAFEKLISSLLDRLQETEYKETDLFARLETCIRICEEGLQQLRQWVVDNSFPDQATEIHFFKHVKPLIMSRYMYYHRLYRLHIGYFNGIAVLEKERLLGALQEVDRFFADNKVFYEYYRKKDTHYDALYFVRSMYDWKFCPDVNYFDPVFATSGDIKMAELMAHELLLVYINRQLNPSCSTDNNTSLPVTASGLHCTESIANIVVLGYALYLTGFFNHGKAALKEVMNYLSVVLKVDLQKYSHTFLRVRGRKADPLKYFDELKACLHQYINKLEE; translated from the coding sequence ATGTTGAGTCTCCAATCTGCCTTTGAGAAACTGATCAGTTCTCTGCTCGACCGCCTGCAAGAGACGGAATACAAGGAAACCGACTTATTCGCACGCCTCGAAACCTGCATCAGGATCTGTGAAGAAGGCCTGCAACAGCTCAGGCAATGGGTTGTTGACAATTCCTTCCCTGACCAGGCCACAGAAATTCATTTTTTTAAACACGTAAAGCCCCTGATCATGTCGCGGTATATGTATTACCACAGATTATACCGCCTGCACATCGGCTACTTTAACGGGATCGCTGTATTGGAAAAAGAGCGACTGTTGGGAGCGCTGCAGGAGGTCGATCGCTTTTTTGCTGATAACAAAGTATTCTACGAATACTACCGCAAGAAGGACACGCACTACGATGCATTGTATTTTGTACGGAGCATGTACGACTGGAAGTTTTGTCCCGACGTCAACTATTTTGATCCGGTATTCGCTACCAGCGGCGATATAAAAATGGCCGAGCTGATGGCCCATGAACTATTGTTGGTGTATATAAACCGGCAACTGAATCCATCCTGTAGCACGGATAACAATACATCCTTGCCGGTCACAGCTTCCGGGCTGCATTGCACGGAGTCTATTGCCAATATTGTAGTATTGGGATATGCCCTGTACCTGACGGGATTTTTTAATCATGGAAAGGCGGCCCTTAAAGAGGTAATGAATTATTTGTCGGTTGTATTGAAAGTAGATCTCCAAAAATACTCCCACACCTTTCTTAGGGTAAGGGGACGCAAGGCCGATCCCCTAAAATATTTTGATGAGTTAAAAGCTTGCTTGCACCAGTATATAAATAAACTGGAAGAATAA
- a CDS encoding glycoside hydrolase family 16 protein: MKKGLPFAPACTSKFAGLCALIFICLKGYPQAPANYSLVWADEFNAATLDTVNWKYRVDASGASYQRAANVVLDSGKVRINLKKETYQNKTYTGGGIITKTPRRYGYYEVRVKIDGGYGWHEAFWTSYLSGFDDPNPAWHFLPGRIEIDCFEHYAEYAANYFTYGTIEWAPIHGNANRDYQTVVPNLSTSYNTFGFEYTPDYLNYFFNGNLLKTIDTRDLPAHDLYLWLTAIATKTDATDSGVVFFDYLRCYEISAENYAVRKTPFINYLDSLRGTTQSTGRDLWIEAEDFKQRNNWVLERESNVKVIKGFTSYVAGRDSLELTASTGIVVDAAATYTLWVRSRDYTTGQGSRKFKVLVNGVEATQVFGDHGVNGYAWENGGRFYLPAGPNKIQLFDHSQYYARCDKLLLTTDTNFVPQGLGGARNAIHETTAIGTVSTFFYW, translated from the coding sequence ATGAAAAAAGGCTTGCCATTTGCTCCTGCCTGTACATCAAAATTTGCTGGCCTGTGTGCGCTGATATTCATCTGCCTGAAAGGATACCCGCAGGCGCCTGCCAATTACTCCCTGGTATGGGCAGATGAGTTTAATGCCGCCACACTCGATACGGTTAACTGGAAGTACAGGGTGGATGCCAGTGGCGCCAGCTATCAGCGGGCAGCAAACGTTGTGCTGGACAGTGGAAAAGTGCGGATCAACCTGAAGAAAGAAACTTACCAAAACAAAACCTATACCGGTGGTGGCATCATCACCAAAACTCCCCGGCGCTATGGCTACTATGAAGTGCGTGTAAAAATAGACGGAGGCTACGGATGGCACGAAGCTTTCTGGACCTCTTACCTGAGTGGTTTTGACGATCCCAACCCAGCCTGGCATTTCCTGCCCGGTCGCATTGAAATTGACTGCTTTGAACATTATGCAGAGTATGCCGCCAACTACTTTACTTATGGCACCATCGAATGGGCGCCCATACACGGCAACGCCAACAGGGATTACCAGACTGTGGTTCCCAACCTCAGCACTTCTTATAATACCTTCGGCTTTGAATACACGCCCGATTACCTGAACTATTTCTTCAACGGCAACCTGTTAAAAACAATAGATACACGCGACCTGCCGGCGCATGATCTTTACCTATGGCTTACTGCCATCGCTACCAAAACAGATGCTACTGATTCCGGGGTCGTATTCTTCGATTACCTGCGGTGTTATGAAATTTCTGCAGAGAACTATGCCGTTCGCAAAACACCCTTCATCAATTACCTGGATTCGCTCCGGGGAACCACCCAATCGACAGGCCGTGATCTGTGGATAGAAGCGGAAGACTTCAAACAACGCAATAACTGGGTACTTGAGCGTGAAAGCAACGTTAAAGTGATCAAAGGATTTACATCGTACGTGGCAGGGCGTGATAGCCTGGAGCTCACGGCTTCTACCGGGATTGTGGTTGACGCTGCTGCCACCTATACTTTGTGGGTCAGATCGCGGGACTACACTACAGGACAGGGCAGCCGGAAATTCAAAGTGCTTGTCAACGGCGTGGAAGCCACCCAGGTGTTTGGCGATCATGGTGTGAACGGATATGCATGGGAAAACGGTGGCCGGTTTTACTTGCCCGCTGGTCCGAATAAGATACAGCTCTTTGACCATTCACAATACTATGCCCGTTGCGACAAGCTGCTGCTGACTACAGATACCAATTTTGTTCCCCAGGGATTGGGCGGCGCCAGGAATGCCATCCATGAAACCACTGCCATCGGTACGGTATCTACGTTCTTTTACTGGTAA
- a CDS encoding AbiJ-NTD4 domain-containing protein: MNNNSTIAMNFSQRIGLAEVKHPFQVDTMSETLRTRLWNALYGNFLVRLHHLSGWSDKKRILLITSIWGDFFMQTVDKLVWKYNGIDPDSFEECMKERFYKADYNRVFDFIEFTIFLLDQADAKAVDPFINACNQALEKEGSVYRVVNRIVIRVTNDTELKEIAQAAATEAEDQIGSHFSRAMELMANRNDPDYNQAVLEAIMAVEETLRQYPDKIIQDMLSPVAVYGNVMINVKQVLSGSGPTLTFEEAKYWLLTCATLLNYLKTIAS, translated from the coding sequence ATGAACAACAATTCAACGATTGCTATGAACTTCTCCCAACGGATAGGATTGGCTGAAGTAAAACACCCATTCCAGGTTGATACTATGAGCGAAACCCTCCGGACCCGGTTGTGGAATGCCTTGTATGGAAATTTTTTGGTCAGGCTTCATCATCTAAGCGGATGGAGCGATAAAAAGCGTATCCTGTTGATCACTTCAATATGGGGTGACTTTTTTATGCAGACAGTTGATAAACTTGTCTGGAAGTATAATGGGATTGATCCAGATTCCTTTGAGGAGTGTATGAAAGAACGGTTTTATAAGGCTGACTATAACAGGGTATTTGACTTCATTGAGTTTACGATCTTCCTGTTGGATCAGGCAGATGCAAAAGCAGTGGATCCCTTCATCAACGCATGCAACCAGGCGTTGGAAAAAGAAGGTTCCGTATACCGGGTTGTAAATCGAATAGTGATCAGGGTAACGAATGATACAGAGCTGAAAGAAATTGCACAGGCGGCCGCCACAGAAGCGGAAGACCAGATCGGGTCGCACTTTTCGAGAGCGATGGAACTGATGGCGAATAGAAATGATCCCGACTACAACCAGGCGGTCCTGGAAGCCATTATGGCCGTGGAAGAGACCTTACGACAATATCCTGATAAGATCATCCAGGACATGTTATCACCCGTCGCTGTCTATGGTAATGTCATGATCAATGTTAAGCAGGTATTGTCAGGATCAGGTCCTACGCTCACATTTGAAGAGGCCAAATACTGGTTACTGACCTGCGCCACGCTGTTGAATTACCTCAAAACAATAGCCAGTTAA
- a CDS encoding class I SAM-dependent methyltransferase: MPGKQAGTNASPLWTILDYVTLLQKLSGIMVNKAGQPAFWESAFREKQEMWGFEPSKSAVLTKDLFVQQSVKNILIPGIGYGRNAQIFIDNGITVTGIEISKTAIEMAGKHYGTDMIIHHGSVTDMPFDDNKYDGIFCYALIHLLDSSERVKLIRDCYHQLAENGYMVFTVISKDAPTYGQGKFVSKDRYEMFGGVNMFFYDIESIHAEFDKAGLFEITAIIENYPFFLIKCRKAVAG, encoded by the coding sequence TTGCCAGGAAAACAGGCAGGGACAAATGCTTCACCGTTATGGACAATTTTAGATTATGTAACTTTGTTGCAAAAGCTAAGTGGGATCATGGTAAATAAAGCCGGTCAACCAGCGTTTTGGGAGTCAGCCTTCAGGGAGAAACAGGAGATGTGGGGCTTTGAGCCATCAAAGTCTGCCGTACTGACGAAGGATCTTTTTGTCCAACAATCAGTAAAAAATATCCTGATCCCTGGTATTGGTTATGGACGGAATGCGCAGATCTTCATAGACAACGGAATAACTGTAACAGGGATCGAGATATCAAAAACAGCTATTGAAATGGCCGGAAAGCATTACGGCACAGATATGATCATACACCATGGTTCTGTGACTGATATGCCTTTTGATGACAACAAATATGATGGTATATTTTGCTATGCTTTGATTCATTTGTTGGACAGTAGCGAAAGGGTGAAACTAATCCGTGACTGCTATCATCAACTTGCTGAAAATGGCTACATGGTTTTTACAGTCATTTCGAAAGACGCTCCTACCTACGGGCAAGGCAAATTTGTTAGCAAGGACCGTTATGAAATGTTTGGGGGTGTTAACATGTTTTTTTATGATATCGAATCAATCCATGCAGAGTTTGACAAAGCTGGATTATTTGAGATCACAGCAATTATTGAAAATTATCCTTTCTTTTTAATTAAATGCAGGAAAGCGGTAGCGGGATGA
- a CDS encoding Fic family protein gives MNIAEKLKLINTLKGQVDKLMPQKDWDEAFLEKVKVEFTYNSNKIEGNTITYGQTVKLLRDFATPKNATTGEVLDIVNHKAVLDIVFNDYHLQYISEENIKELHKELMKNIGQWGDNGLYSPGKYKVFENMTVRSTGKIHTYLQPAEVEKAMEQLIKEINQLLEKADINDADKHPLSIATRFHQRFLNEIHPFSDGNGRIGRIFTNLILLRKGYPPLFIREVNKNEYLKRFELTDHEPTAMLDFMADRLIESLQSKLEFIEAQRVNN, from the coding sequence ATGAATATTGCTGAGAAACTAAAGCTCATAAATACACTGAAAGGCCAGGTCGATAAACTGATGCCTCAAAAAGATTGGGATGAGGCTTTTCTAGAGAAAGTAAAGGTAGAGTTTACTTACAATTCAAATAAGATAGAGGGTAATACCATTACCTATGGACAAACCGTCAAGCTGCTGCGGGATTTTGCTACACCCAAAAATGCCACAACGGGAGAAGTGCTGGATATAGTTAATCATAAAGCAGTTTTGGATATTGTCTTCAACGACTACCACTTACAATATATTTCCGAAGAGAATATCAAAGAACTACACAAGGAGTTGATGAAGAACATTGGTCAGTGGGGAGATAATGGCCTTTACAGTCCGGGTAAATACAAGGTGTTTGAGAATATGACAGTAAGGTCAACCGGAAAGATCCATACTTATCTTCAGCCGGCTGAAGTGGAGAAAGCGATGGAACAGCTTATTAAAGAAATTAATCAACTACTTGAAAAAGCGGATATAAATGATGCAGACAAACATCCGCTTTCTATCGCCACCAGGTTTCACCAGCGGTTCTTAAACGAAATTCACCCTTTTAGTGACGGTAATGGTCGTATTGGGCGGATTTTTACTAACCTGATCCTGTTGAGGAAGGGATATCCGCCACTTTTTATTAGAGAAGTGAATAAGAACGAGTATTTAAAACGATTTGAACTCACCGATCACGAGCCTACTGCTATGCTTGATTTTATGGCAGACAGGTTAATTGAAAGTCTTCAGTCAAAACTTGAGTTTATAGAAGCACAGCGGGTCAACAACTAA